One part of the Stigmatopora argus isolate UIUO_Sarg chromosome 8, RoL_Sarg_1.0, whole genome shotgun sequence genome encodes these proteins:
- the lpar3 gene encoding lysophosphatidic acid receptor 3, translating into MAVQNFSCHYDKPMSFFYNNSGADDKWDTTQLILVQVVGSLFCCFILLSNAMVIAAVITNKRFHFPFYYLLSNLAASDFLAGIAYVYLMFNTGEVSRKLTVKGYFIRQGLLDISLSASLANLLVIALERYISIMNFKVHSNLTKRRVTLLIVLVWGISIFMGAVPSLGWNCICNLNDCSQLAPIFSRGYLIFWSVSNLVVFLVMVAIYMRIYAYVKKKTSMLNPHTSGSMNRKRTPIKLIKTVMVVLGAFVICWTPGLVVLLLDGLNCTSCKVMKLKRWLLLLAVLNSVMNPCIYSYKDEEMWATFKNLMRCIGNGTRRQRSTKANARPLSSTPEMGNSQPPSEEMKNSDHEILQT; encoded by the exons ATGGCTGTGCAAAACTTCAGCTGCCATTACGACAAACCCATGAGCTTCTTCTACAACAACAGCGGCGCAGACGACAAATGGGACACGACCCAGCTCATTCTGGTCCAAGTGGTGGGCTCACTCTTTTGCTGTTTCATCCTGCTCTCCAACGCCATGGTCATCGCAGCTGTCATTACGAACAAGAGATTCCATTTTCCGTTCTACTATCTCCTGTCCAACCTCGCCGCCTCGGACTTCCTGGCGGGAATAGCGTACGTGTACCTCATGTTCAACACGGGAGAGGTCTCGCGGAAACTGACAGTGAAAGGATACTTTATCCGCCAAGGTCTTCTGGACATCAGCCTCTCCGCCTCACTGGCTAACCTGCTTGTCATTGCGCTCGAGCGTTACATCTCCATTATGAACTTTAAAGTCCACAGCAACTTGACCAAGAGGAGGGTGACCCTGCTCATTGTGCTGGTGTGGGGCATCTCCATTTTCATGGGTGCTGTGCCCAGTCTAGGCTGGAACTGTATCTGCAACTTGAATGACTGTTCGCAGCTCGCCCCCATTTTTAGCAGGGGCTACCTGATCTTCTGGTCAGTGTCTAACCTTGTCGTGTTCCTAGTCATGGTTGCCATTTACATGAGGATCTACGCCTACGTCAAGAAGAAGACGTCGATGCTCAACCCACACACCAGTGGTTCCATGAACCGCAAGAGGACGCCCATCAAACTCATCAAAACAGTCATGGTGGTACTTG GAGCCTTTGTGATCTGTTGGACTCCCGGCCTGGTGGTTCTGCTGCTGGACGGTCTCAACTGCACCAGCTGTAAAGTCATGAAACTGAAGCGATGGCTTCTTCTACTGGCAGTACTGAACTCTGTCATGAACCCTTGCATTTACTCCTACAAGGACGAAGAAATGTGGGCAACCTTCAAGAACCTCATGCGATGCATCGGCAACGGTACTCGGCGCCAGCGTTCCACCAAGGCCAACGCCCGGCCGCTCAGTTCCACCCCGGAAATGGGCAACAGCCAGCCGCCGTCCGAGGAGATGAAAAATAGCGATCATGAGATCCTTCAGACCTGA